In the genome of Sorangium aterium, one region contains:
- a CDS encoding 3D domain-containing protein — protein sequence MTSAARARALVIGGLQAFLLALPAGCTTKGGADWVHDGSSEPQIARGGGGWLHEPSPDDGDRDRGASAAVDGAQGEAPGAAQADLGGAAGEGDPVILVREHGRPARATPAPQAVPAPVPQVAPGLAPGMFRNTYYDFPSEGGGPKDAVLYDAACAALASVPRAFHDQVCVQGSGRLASGDTVSFARRGCACADVCPRTGQQVCFERLDPRRFPYGRGATGRPITPLRTVAVDSSVIPLGTSLFVPELVGLPLPGGGRHDGCFVAEDRGIKVVGRQIDVFTGDPAVTARLNAIFASNRGVRVVLEDARCRALGRPAGPS from the coding sequence TTGACGAGCGCGGCACGCGCGCGAGCGCTCGTCATCGGCGGGCTCCAGGCGTTCCTGCTCGCGCTCCCCGCGGGGTGCACGACGAAGGGAGGCGCGGACTGGGTCCACGACGGCTCGAGCGAGCCGCAGATCGCGCGCGGAGGCGGCGGGTGGCTCCACGAGCCCTCCCCGGACGACGGCGATCGCGACCGGGGCGCCAGCGCCGCTGTCGACGGCGCGCAGGGCGAGGCGCCGGGCGCGGCGCAGGCCGATCTGGGCGGCGCCGCGGGCGAGGGCGACCCCGTGATCCTCGTGCGCGAGCACGGCCGGCCCGCGCGCGCGACGCCGGCGCCGCAGGCCGTGCCGGCGCCGGTGCCACAGGTGGCGCCGGGGCTCGCGCCCGGGATGTTCCGGAACACCTACTACGACTTCCCGAGCGAGGGCGGAGGGCCGAAGGATGCGGTCCTCTACGACGCCGCCTGCGCGGCGCTCGCGAGCGTCCCGCGCGCGTTCCACGACCAGGTCTGCGTCCAGGGCAGCGGCCGGCTCGCTTCGGGTGACACGGTAAGCTTCGCGCGGCGCGGCTGCGCATGCGCCGATGTCTGCCCGCGCACCGGCCAGCAGGTCTGCTTCGAGCGGCTCGATCCGCGGCGGTTCCCGTATGGCCGCGGCGCGACCGGGCGCCCGATCACGCCGCTGCGCACGGTCGCGGTCGACTCGAGCGTCATTCCGCTCGGCACGTCCCTCTTCGTGCCCGAGCTCGTCGGGCTGCCGCTCCCGGGCGGGGGCCGACACGACGGCTGCTTCGTCGCCGAGGATCGCGGCATCAAGGTCGTCGGACGGCAGATCGACGTCTTCACCGGCGATCCTGCGGTCACCGCGCGCCTCAACGCGATCTTTGCCTCCAACCGCGGCGTGCGTGTGGTGCTCGAGGACGCCCGGTGCCGCGCGCT